Proteins from a single region of Streptomyces vinaceus:
- a CDS encoding DUF6325 family protein: MSSEVESGGFGGIDDMGPVDYAVIEFPGNRMTGEGLPMLVDLVDRGIIRIFDLVFVRKDLDGSVTAVELQDFGDEVDLSVFEGASSGLLDQSDIDDAGTALEPGNSAGIIVYENTWAAPFARELRRGGAQLVAAGRIPVQALLASLEAMEAPPGDA, encoded by the coding sequence ATGAGCAGCGAGGTCGAATCAGGCGGGTTCGGCGGCATCGACGACATGGGTCCCGTGGACTACGCCGTGATCGAGTTTCCGGGCAACCGGATGACGGGCGAGGGGCTGCCGATGCTCGTCGATCTCGTCGATCGCGGCATCATCCGCATCTTCGACCTGGTCTTCGTCCGCAAGGACCTGGACGGATCGGTGACGGCGGTGGAGCTGCAGGACTTCGGCGACGAGGTCGACCTCTCCGTCTTCGAAGGCGCCTCGTCCGGCCTGCTGGACCAGAGCGACATCGACGACGCCGGCACCGCCCTGGAACCCGGCAACTCCGCGGGGATCATCGTGTACGAGAACACGTGGGCGGCGCCCTTCGCCCGCGAACTGCGGCGCGGAGGCGCACAGCTCGTGGCCGCCGGCCGGATTCCCGTCCAGGCGCTGCTCGCGTCACTGGAGGCCATGGAGGCAC